From Scyliorhinus canicula chromosome 15, sScyCan1.1, whole genome shotgun sequence:
TCTATCCATTCACATAGTCTGAATAACTTTATGATAAACCACATTTAAATAGAACCAGTCGAAAGAAGGTCAtcgagactgattcctggaatgaagggttctaatgatgaaaggttgagcaggttggagtCTGGAGTTGGACTGATacacattggagtttggaagaacgaaatctgatcttattgaaatatataatagGAGGGAACCAGACAGAGGGACGCTGAAAGCGTGACCCCCACCCTCTAGGACAATCTAGACTTGGGTGGCAACATTTCagataaggggtctcccattgaagacaggatttaggaggaatttctttggaACTCTCTATCCCAGACAGCAATGGAACTtggatcactgaatatattcaaggctgatttAGACAGAATTTTGGTCGACAAAGGAGTCAATGGTGATGGTGAGGTGCCAGGCAGGAGAGTGGAATTAAGGTCATGACCAGATCAGCGACATTCTTATTGAAAGGCGGAGCTGGATCGAGGAACCAAGTGGTGTACTGATGCTATTACTTAAGTTCTGATTGCCCTGTTACATATCCAGAATAAAAGTCATGTCACTTTCAAAACATGCTTATTATTGTTTCAGAAGTGTTTCTCTCTCACTTCAAGGTCACAATCCCATATTTAGTTTGCAGCAAACTGCAAAAGAGCTCACATTTACAATTCGACACAGAAAGAACGTATTGAAAATCTAGTTTTTACAATGCCAATTTCACTGACAATGTCTTCAAGCTTGTAAATTATTGCATGGATCATTCTGAAAGGGAGACCTGTGCTTTTACCTCTGAGCTCATTACCTCTTCCCCATACTCCCTTCTAAATCATTCCTCCCTCTTTTCTTTGCCTTATTTCAAAGTGTCAGAAGGAATTGTGTCCAGAGCGATTGTGTCAGGGGGATTGTGTCGGGGGGAATTGTGTCAGGAGCGATTGTGTCAGGAGCGATTGTGTCAGGAGCGATTGTGTCAGGAGGGATTGTGTCAGGAGGGATTGTGTCAGGAGGGATTGGGTACCAAAACAAAGTTAGAATAATTATCCCCCTCCTGTTCTCCACTTTGTTTTGTGAATACAACACTGGGTACTTTTCTACAGGTATTGATGCAAATCGCAGTGGGGACAGTGTAATTGTCGAATGAAATAAATTTTCAACACACCTTTATCTGGATAAATAAATATATGTACATTCATTTTGCTTTGTCTCTATTTAAAAAGGGTCAAAAGTCCAACTATACAAATCAGGAATTCATAAACGACGTGGTCAACGAGAAGTTCAAATGAGGAAATTGGTGGAATTCCTGTGAGGTACGAAGTTAGGTCAGAGATGAGAAAAGGACTTTACACCTCCTGATAATATTTCTAAATGCTCCACTGTCAATGAGCCAGCAGTCACTGCGATTCAGACAAACACAGTCATCGAGGCCCCATGAACAGGAACAAAGTGAATGACCATAATCTGCTTTTTCGCAGTGTTAATTGAGGAAAGGATGTTGGTCAAGACTTCAGCAGAatttcctgctcttcttcaaatggcGTCATGGATTCTTTTATGTTTATGTCTCATCTGGAAGGAGGCATTGTTAGTCAGAGTATACTCTCAATAATGCACTGAGGCATCAGATTTGTTAATATGTTTGATCTCAGAGCCTTCCAATTGAAAAGAGACTGATCAAAATATTTTTAGAATGAATTACAGAAAATTGTTTGCCTGTTGTGAAAAAAAAGGTACTTGTTGAAGCTTTGTGTCTTGCACTAATCAGGGCATGGCACAAATACAGATATGTGGGGAAACAACTAGTTATACTTCGTGAGAAGAGAATCCTGATTGGTTGGCATCGCCAGGGAGATGCTCCAGCTGATGGtaactgacagttaactgtcaggcattgtttgagatttaaaccaggcagcttgaccctgATTGGTCGAAGCATTCCCCTGAGGAATGAATCtgtgaatggctgtcacttattttgattAGCTGAAACAGACACAATGGGAAGGATTTGCTGCGCAAAATGCCCGTGTTTCACAGCTACTagaggtggcccaccattggccagtggtgggaCCTTCCTGTCCcaccgttgtcaacgggatttcctgttCAATGCACCtcttgctgccgggaaacccatgacGGGAGTGTGCGGTTGGCAGGACTAGAAGATCCCGCCTGCTTAAACAACCGGAATGTTCCGGCCAACGTGTGTATGTTCATTCTATCCGGAAAAACAGGGCCCACACACAACAACCACACTGCGAGcccaactgacaatcttaaattgataTAAATTCTTAACACACTGAGGATTATTAAGAAAATGTtatccaattgcagaatcacatctcCTGTTGGACACtatgtttgagttttgcaagcacaggctgtGTGGGTGTGGTCTGTATCTTTCCCATTGCGAACAGCGGTTAGgatattctgggctggattctcccctacccaggcggggcggggagtcccggcgggatggagtggcatgaaccactccggcgtcgggccgccccaaaggtgtggatttctccgcaactttaggggccaagccctcaccttgaggggctaggcctgcaccggagtggttcccatcctgccggctggcgtgaaccggCCGTGGCACCATGCCAGATTACCCTGCCCCCTCAGGACCCCCGGAGCCCACACCGCACCACCAGTCCCAccgtaagggaggtggtttgattcacgccggtgggagaggcatgacagcaacgggacttcggcccatcacaggcggagaatcgccggggggggggacacgccgacaggcacggctcgattcccgccccccaccgactatccggtgccagagaattcggcggccggcggcagcgggataaacgccgccccccggcgattctccgacccggcggggggtcggagaatccagccctctgtttgACACGTTTGGAACGTATAGCTTCCATCCcgagcatcacactggcactgaaattcatagacCACATTACTCTTTCGTGTGATAGGCAAAGAATCTCTTTGGCTTGACAGAAGCATCCTGTTAGTTACCATTGTGTTGTTACTCAGTAAAGTTAAAAGCAAACGCAGTTACTGTGGAAAGGCAAGAACCCAGTACTTACACATGTTTGAACATTTTCCTTCAGCTCAGACAGTATGTTCCCAATTTTACTGATGTTGCTGTTGATGGATTTATGCTGGGTTGTGGCTGCAGGGATCACAACCCTGAGGTAGAAATTCAGCATTTCCTTCAAAAACTGACACCCTTCACGACCCTGAACAATTAAAACGTCACCATTATAACCTTGCAAAGGATCATTGCACAAGTAGGAAATGACAATTCTCCCTCTAAACTGGAATAATGCCAGAATCTATATCCTAATTTAGAAAACATGCATTTACACAATCCTCATTTAGGACAGCCATAACTTTAAACAAAAACCTCATATGAACAGAACATTTTTGCTAATTTATTATTAAAcagtttcctttttcttttttttgaccCAATTTTAAAATGAGTAATTTCTTCCCTCAACATCCCACCTCACACCAGCTGAGAAGACTAATAGGCAGCTGATTTATTCCTAAGGCAACACATATGCTTGCTTTACTGAAAggtgtttgtttatcttccctggGTAATGGCTGATTTCACTCGGCTCTCTCTGACACTGTTACCTGCATATTGGATGCTTCATTCTGACTGGGGTTAGAATTTAAAAACACGCAAACGCACACTTTGATAAAGTACAGATAGGACAGGTGCACCAACTGGGAAAATCAGTGAATCCTGACTCCCACTTGCTGGAATCAGCATTGATGACGGCTTCTTCACTGATTTACTGTCATGTGTCATCTGGGGAGTGGGAGGTACCTGCTCGTGGACACAGAGGATTGGGATTACTGCCAGAAATACCATGATATCAGTCCGTTTGATTCTGATTGTTTGGGCATGAGCTTTCTCTACACGCTGTCTGTTTTCCAATTGATCCCACATTGAACATAACGTTCTCTGTGACACAGCCCCCCTCACTGGATAAATCAATGCACTGAAATGAGCCAATAGCCACGATGGTTTTATCTTTGCACATTATGTCTACCATTGTAACCTTGTTACATGCAGTCACTCAGCGTTATTACCATTACTCAAAGTGCAGAATCCCCAGCAGAAGTACAACCTACACCAGGATGTCCCTGTAGTGGAATTCTGCCAATGAATTCTGCGCATGTCTAACTTTTATCGATCAATTCATGTTAAACTTTCCTCACCTTGAATCCATGATTAAGTCTGGCTCCCAGCAGTGTTTTGTGAAAATTGTCATCTTTCTTTTGCTATAAAAAGCAAGAAATTAATTGTTACTGAAAGCAGTACTGTTTCCAGTAAATGATATGGATCAATTAGTACCAAGTCAATTTCCAACTATGTGCTGGCCTCGGCTAATTacaatatttcattttcatttcaataaagaTTCATTTTGTTAGTGACAGTCACACAGTGTCAGGTTTGAGGGTTTTGTTAAAATAATTTTTCTCTGTCTGAGTAAGTGCAATCATTTTCGTTCTAATTTAGTATTGCAAAGTAAAACTGAATAAATCTACACATTACATTTTTGCAATTGTTGTATTATCTCAGTAAAAATACATTCCAGGTTTTCCATTTGACAAACAATTGATGTCAAAGCCAATGTAACAGGTGTTGAACTGCTAGAATTATCATTATAACAACTTGAACTTTTATCTTCAAATCAAATTTAAACT
This genomic window contains:
- the LOC119978772 gene encoding interleukin-10-like, which codes for MKCVTVILYTVISIQCCYCRQEQSGDHCFSYAVFPAHLRELRASYRKIRAYFQKKDDNFHKTLLGARLNHGFKGREGCQFLKEMLNFYLRVVIPAATTQHKSINSNISKIGNILSELKENVQTCHRFFNCDLCNCSPSLYIENI